The proteins below are encoded in one region of Gammaproteobacteria bacterium:
- a CDS encoding HAD hydrolase family protein, whose translation MPEINLLILDFDGVLTDNKVYVFEDGREAVVCHRGDGWGIRMLQSVGIEVIILSTETNAVVSARAEKLNVTCIQGCEDKSSAVQSIIDTRSINPDQIMYVGNDTNDIDAMKLVGHRVAPADAHPQIRAIATMVTDSSGGQGVVRELADLLVTK comes from the coding sequence ATGCCTGAAATCAATCTCCTGATTCTTGACTTTGATGGCGTACTGACCGACAACAAAGTTTATGTATTTGAAGACGGGCGTGAGGCTGTAGTGTGCCATCGTGGCGACGGTTGGGGCATCCGAATGCTTCAATCTGTGGGAATTGAAGTGATAATCCTCTCTACCGAAACGAACGCAGTGGTCTCTGCTCGAGCGGAGAAACTCAATGTAACCTGCATTCAGGGTTGTGAAGATAAATCGTCAGCTGTGCAGTCAATCATTGACACAAGGTCTATCAATCCGGACCAGATCATGTATGTCGGTAATGACACCAACGATATTGACGCGATGAAATTGGTAGGCCATCGCGTGGCACCGGCAGATGCGCATCCGCAGATACGAGCAATTGCGACTATGGTTACCGACTCGTCCGGAGGACAGGGGGTAGTGCGAGAGCTTGCTGATCTTTTAGTGACGAAGTGA